In bacterium, the genomic window CAAGGAGTTATCCACATTATGCACAGAATTAACAAAAAGAAAAAGTTTGATCAAAAAGAAAAAATTACTACTACTAATCTTAACAAAATAGGACATTTCTACTTTGGTAAGAATAGGACATTTCTATTTTGGCTTGACAAAGGGCATACTTTGCCTTGACCTAGTCTGTTTTGTATGATATTTTTAGACTATTAAAAACAATATGGAGGAAAGGATGAATACAATTTTTCAGTCCATTTTTAATTTGTTTTCAAATGACATAGCAATAGATCTTGGAACGTCTACTACTCTTATATATGCAAAGGGCAAAGGCATTGTTCTTTCTGAACCATCGGTTGTTGCTATAAGAGGAAATACAAGCAAGGTGCTGGCTGTTGGGAATGATGCAAAGAAAATGCTCGGAAGAACGCCTGGAGATATTTCTGCAATAAGGCCTCTAAAGGATGGAGTCATTGCGGATTTTGAGGTAGTGGAGATAATGCTAAGACATTTTATAACAAAAATCCATAATAGAAGAATGTTTATAAGTCCAAGAGTAATTGTTGCTATTCCATCAGGTATAACAGCCGTAGAAAGGAGGGCTGTGGAGGATTCAGCTATTCATGCGGGGGCAAAGGAGGTTTATTTGATTGAAGAACCAATGGCAGCAGCAGTAGGCGCTGGACTCCCTGTTCAGGATCCGGCTGCAAGTATGATTGTAGATGTAGGAGGCGGAACTACAGAGATTGCCGTTATATCTCTTGTCGGCAGTGTTTACGGACGAACAATCCGTGTCGCCGGCGATGAAATGGATGTAGGTATTATAGAGCATATCAAAAAAGCGTACAATGTTCTTATTGGTGAACGTACGGCAGAGGATATAAAAATAAAAATAGGCTCAGCATTTCCAGCAGACAAAGAGGAAAAAATGCAGGTTAAAGGAAGAGATTTGGTTGCAGGATTACCAAAGACTGTATCAGTGTCATCTGAGGAGATAAGAGAAGCCCTGAGTGAGCCTGTGTCTGCAATTGTTGAGGCTGTTAAAGCAACTCTTGACAAAACGCCACCTGAGTTATCAGCAGATCTGGTTGACAGAGGAATAATATTAGCAGGAGGAGGGGCGCTTCTTAAGGGACTGGATAAATTACTCATTAAAGAAACGGGTCTTCCTACCAATATAGCAGAAGATCCTATAACTGCTGTGGTGAGAGGTGCTGGCAAGGTACTGGAAGAGTTGGATTTTTATAAGGATGCTTTGATACGTTCTGAATACAGGACGTAATGAAGCGTGTTCTAGTTCCTGTTATTATTTTAAGCGTCTGCACTATTATACTCACCATCAGTCATAATTATTCACAAGATAATGTAAGATCAGTATTTTTAAATCTCTTATATCCATTTCAGAAATTAACGAGCTCTGCATACAAATCTGGTGTGAATCTTAAAAAAGCTATTCTCTCTGTAAGGGAAATGTGTTCTAGGGAGGATGCCCTAGAAAAGGAGATTGAAAGCTTATCAATAGAGATAAGCTTGTTGAGATCTTTACGTAGGGAGAATAAGAAATTAAGAGAACTTTTAGAGATCAAGAATAAATATAATTATCAGATTATTTTTGCAGAGATTATTGCAGGAGATATAACAGGTTTGTATGATTCAGTAATAATTGACAAAGGGAAAAAGGATAATATTGAGAAGAATATGCCAGTTATGACAGCACAGGGCATTGTAGGAATAACACAGGACGTAGGAGCATACTCAACCAGGGTTATAACTATTCTAAATCCAAATTGCAAAGCAGGTGTATCTGTTGGTAAAAATTCCGTAAGAGGAGTCATGCAAGGTAAAGGCGATTACTGCATTATAAAATATATATCTGTAGAAGAAAATATAGAAGTAGGAAACAGTGTATATACTTCTGAAGGAGGAGGGATATATCCTGAAGGAATAAAAGTTGGCAGAGTCTTCAGAATAGATAAAAACCTGCATGATATTTTTCAGGTTGTATACGTTCTTCCTTGTGTAAATATTCGAACACTTGACAAGGTTGCAGTAATTAAAGACAAATAATGAAATTCCTTATCTGGCTATTTCTGAGCCTATTTTTAATCATTTTCCAAACATCGGTTTTTGACAAACTGAAGATTTTTGGCGCAAAACCGGATTTATTGTTAATTCTAGTCGTTTACGCCAATTTAGATAAAAAGATATATAAGGGATTAGCAGTTGCATTAATTGGCGGTATTTTTGCAGATGGATTTTCAGGCACTATTTTTGGGATACAGCTTATTTGTAAACAAGTTGATGCATTCGTTACCCAATTCTTATCAAGAAGATTATTTGTTAATGAGAAATTTGTAAAAATTTTAATAATAGCAATAGTTAGTCTTGCGGATAGGGTAGTGTTATATTCAACATCCGTCTTACTAAATCAAAATATGAATACATTGTTATACTTGGCAAGAAATACAGTGGTTATTATTCTATGCAACGTAATAGTCAGCCTTATTCTTTTCAGATTCTTCGATTACGTCTTCATATTGGGAGATAAAATCTATAAAACATGTTACATGATAAAAAAGAGACTGCGAATATAAAGAAAAGAATAAAGAAGGTTGCTTGGATATTACTGGCATGTTTTTTGGTCATTATCTTTCGCCTATGGTATTTGCAGCTCATAAGAGGGAACCAGTTCAGGAATAGAGCAAAATCCAACAGGATACGCCTAGTTCATCTTAACGCTCCGAGAGGTTGTATATACGATAGAGATGAAAATCTCCTTGTTAAAAATGTCAGTTCTTTTAATGTGTTAGCAGTCCCAAATGAAATAAAAGACATAGGCTCAACAGTTAAATTACTCTCCGAGATTCTTGGCTTAGAACAAACTTTTATAATGAGGAAACTCTACGATTTAAACTCTAAGGAGTACTCTGGTATCGAACTTGCATCAAATATTAGTTTGGAGAAAGTAGTATTGATTGAAGAGAGAAGTTCTCTTCTTCCAGGGATATTTATTCAGATAGAGCCTCGGAGAAAATATATATTAGGGGAAAATGCAGCACATATAACAGGACATGTTAAACAAGTTAGAAAAGGGGAGATTGAAAAGACACGGTATCATATATTTCAATAC contains:
- a CDS encoding rod shape-determining protein, which encodes MNTIFQSIFNLFSNDIAIDLGTSTTLIYAKGKGIVLSEPSVVAIRGNTSKVLAVGNDAKKMLGRTPGDISAIRPLKDGVIADFEVVEIMLRHFITKIHNRRMFISPRVIVAIPSGITAVERRAVEDSAIHAGAKEVYLIEEPMAAAVGAGLPVQDPAASMIVDVGGGTTEIAVISLVGSVYGRTIRVAGDEMDVGIIEHIKKAYNVLIGERTAEDIKIKIGSAFPADKEEKMQVKGRDLVAGLPKTVSVSSEEIREALSEPVSAIVEAVKATLDKTPPELSADLVDRGIILAGGGALLKGLDKLLIKETGLPTNIAEDPITAVVRGAGKVLEELDFYKDALIRSEYRT
- the mreC gene encoding rod shape-determining protein MreC; this encodes MKRVLVPVIILSVCTIILTISHNYSQDNVRSVFLNLLYPFQKLTSSAYKSGVNLKKAILSVREMCSREDALEKEIESLSIEISLLRSLRRENKKLRELLEIKNKYNYQIIFAEIIAGDITGLYDSVIIDKGKKDNIEKNMPVMTAQGIVGITQDVGAYSTRVITILNPNCKAGVSVGKNSVRGVMQGKGDYCIIKYISVEENIEVGNSVYTSEGGGIYPEGIKVGRVFRIDKNLHDIFQVVYVLPCVNIRTLDKVAVIKDK
- the mreD gene encoding rod shape-determining protein MreD, which codes for MKFLIWLFLSLFLIIFQTSVFDKLKIFGAKPDLLLILVVYANLDKKIYKGLAVALIGGIFADGFSGTIFGIQLICKQVDAFVTQFLSRRLFVNEKFVKILIIAIVSLADRVVLYSTSVLLNQNMNTLLYLARNTVVIILCNVIVSLILFRFFDYVFILGDKIYKTCYMIKKRLRI